From a region of the Sminthopsis crassicaudata isolate SCR6 chromosome 6, ASM4859323v1, whole genome shotgun sequence genome:
- the EPGN gene encoding epigen isoform X1, with product MALGIPLYILLNAMVSLSKEAAVTVTTPITSQQSNWTVNKTEAEYTEGPIALKFSHPCLADHHSYCINGICAFHHELRKAICRCTTGYTGERCEHLTLTSYAVDSNEKYIAVGIGVGLLLSLFLAFIYCYVRKRCMKLKHPYKVCKREKRPL from the exons ATGGCACTTGGAATTCCATTGTACATTCTGCTAAATG CCATGGTATCATTGAGTAAAGAGGCAGCTGTTACTGTAACTACACCCATTACAAGCCAACAAAGTAACTGGACAGTTAACAAAACAGAAg CTGAATACACAGAAGGGCCCATAGCTTTGAAGTTCTCTCACCCTTGTCTTGCAGACCATCATAGCTATTGTATCAATGGTATCTGTGCATTCCATCATGAGCTCAGGAAAGCCATATGCAG ATGCACTACAGGTTATACTGGAGAAAGATGTGAGCACTTAACATTAACTTCATATGCTGTGGATtctaatgaaaaatatattgcaGTTGGAATCGGTGTTGGATTGCTATTAAGTCTCTTCCTTGCTTTTATCTACTGTTATGTAAGAAAGAG ATGCATGAAATTGAAACATCCTTATAAAGTCTGCAAGAGAGAGAAGAGGCCTCTGTGA
- the EPGN gene encoding epigen isoform X2: MALGIPLYILLNAMVSLSKEAAVTVTTPITSQQSNWTVNKTEAEYTEGPIALKFSHPCLADHHSYCINGICAFHHELRKAICRCTTGYTGERCEHLTLTSYAVDSNEKYIAVGIGVGLLLSLFLAFIYCYVRKRYGSRRNMAWTALH, translated from the exons ATGGCACTTGGAATTCCATTGTACATTCTGCTAAATG CCATGGTATCATTGAGTAAAGAGGCAGCTGTTACTGTAACTACACCCATTACAAGCCAACAAAGTAACTGGACAGTTAACAAAACAGAAg CTGAATACACAGAAGGGCCCATAGCTTTGAAGTTCTCTCACCCTTGTCTTGCAGACCATCATAGCTATTGTATCAATGGTATCTGTGCATTCCATCATGAGCTCAGGAAAGCCATATGCAG ATGCACTACAGGTTATACTGGAGAAAGATGTGAGCACTTAACATTAACTTCATATGCTGTGGATtctaatgaaaaatatattgcaGTTGGAATCGGTGTTGGATTGCTATTAAGTCTCTTCCTTGCTTTTATCTACTGTTATGTAAGAAAGAGGTATGGATCAAGAAGGAATATGGCATGGACAGCATTGCATTGA